One Myxococcales bacterium genomic region harbors:
- a CDS encoding sulfatase: MKKAHLSVIGSLLVLVVGLIVSSSTTPEARDSAAEMAELDDRTAPADRPNILFILADDLGWHQLGSYGTSYHETPVLDQMAADGMRFTQAYAAAPVCSPTRGSIMTGKYPARTHLTVNIPTSRNFDRVTVTPDFAKSLPLEEVTVAEVLQAAGYVTGHFGKWHLNKDKDYAPGRPGDPGSQGFDEVLTTHKYKSGPPSPYAGDYQHVRHITDQALAFMETNRDRPFFAYVSHNSIHDPEIEKKSLVAKFRQKSGSGNDVKQGHHNPIQGAMLEVLDASIGRLLERVRELGIEERTLIVFFSDNGHLGAKDGLPLRGSKGDLYEGGIRSPLIVKWPGQIPSGTTSDELVISNDFLPTFASLAGVADSLENLDGLDLSELFRNPSSRLGRDTLYFHFPHYHRYGLGPQGAIRVGDLKLIESYERNLLGQPDVFELYDLEADPAERRNLAAERPNKVKELATKLAAWRKSVGAQEMTTHETLGNTMHLKERFTELRKKLL; this comes from the coding sequence ATGAAGAAAGCGCACCTTTCAGTCATTGGGTCTTTACTGGTTCTTGTCGTTGGCCTGATCGTCTCAAGTTCGACCACGCCCGAAGCGCGGGACAGCGCGGCCGAAATGGCCGAGTTGGACGACCGGACCGCGCCAGCGGACCGCCCCAACATCCTCTTCATTCTGGCGGATGATCTCGGGTGGCATCAGCTGGGCAGCTACGGCACCAGCTACCACGAGACGCCGGTTCTCGACCAAATGGCCGCTGATGGCATGCGCTTTACCCAGGCCTACGCGGCGGCACCGGTTTGCTCCCCGACTCGGGGATCGATCATGACCGGCAAGTATCCGGCGCGAACCCATCTCACGGTCAACATCCCGACTAGCCGCAACTTCGACCGGGTCACCGTCACCCCGGATTTTGCCAAGTCGCTCCCGCTCGAAGAAGTTACCGTGGCAGAGGTGTTGCAAGCGGCTGGTTACGTGACAGGGCATTTCGGAAAATGGCACCTCAACAAGGACAAGGACTACGCGCCGGGTCGTCCGGGTGACCCCGGATCTCAGGGGTTCGACGAGGTGCTCACTACCCACAAGTACAAGTCCGGTCCGCCCAGTCCCTACGCAGGTGACTACCAGCACGTTCGCCACATTACGGATCAAGCACTGGCTTTCATGGAAACGAACCGCGACCGACCCTTTTTCGCGTATGTCTCTCACAACAGCATTCATGACCCCGAAATCGAGAAGAAATCGTTGGTTGCGAAATTCCGCCAAAAATCCGGCAGCGGCAACGACGTCAAACAGGGCCACCACAACCCGATCCAGGGCGCCATGCTCGAGGTCCTGGACGCGAGCATCGGGCGGCTACTCGAGCGCGTACGAGAGCTGGGGATCGAAGAGAGAACCCTGATCGTGTTCTTTTCAGACAATGGTCATCTCGGTGCCAAGGACGGTCTCCCATTGCGGGGCAGCAAAGGCGACCTTTACGAGGGTGGAATCCGATCGCCCTTGATCGTGAAATGGCCGGGCCAGATACCTTCCGGAACCACCAGTGACGAACTCGTCATCAGCAACGACTTCTTGCCGACGTTTGCGTCATTGGCTGGGGTTGCGGATTCCCTCGAAAACCTCGACGGATTGGACCTTTCCGAACTTTTCCGCAATCCGTCGAGCCGACTCGGCCGAGATACGCTCTACTTTCATTTTCCCCACTATCACCGCTACGGGTTGGGACCACAGGGCGCGATTCGGGTAGGTGACCTGAAGCTGATCGAATCCTACGAAAGAAATCTTCTCGGCCAGCCCGACGTCTTCGAACTCTATGACCTCGAAGCCGATCCGGCCGAGCGACGGAACCTCGCAGCTGAACGGCCGAATAAAGTGAAGGAGTTGGCTACAAAGTTGGCCGCTTGGCGGAAATCTGTTGGCGCCCAGGAAATGACGACTCACGAAACGCTTGGAAACACGATGCACTTGAAAGAACGTTTCACCGAATTGCGGAAAAAACTCCTTTAA